The following nucleotide sequence is from Pseudomonas sessilinigenes.
GAACAGCCCCGACAGCGGTTATCGCCGTGTCACCACGGGGGAGTGAGGTCAGGCGTGGGGCCCATGGCGCCGGGCCGCAGCGCGCCCCGGATCGGTCCGCGGCCCGGCTGCTCCAGCGCTCGGATGCCCCAGGGGCGGGTCAGCCCACCAGGGCTTTGCCGAAGATCTGCCGCGCGATGACCATGCGCTGGATCTCGTTGGTGCCTTCATAGATCTCGCTGATCTTGTTGTCGCGATAGATCTCCTCGACCTTGTAGTGGCTGCCGTCCTGCGCCAGCTCGCGCAGGAAGCCGTAGCCACCGAAAATCTGCACGGCATCGCGAGCCATGTCGCCGGCCGCTTCGGTGGCATAGTACTTGGCCATGGCCGCTTCGGGCTCCGGAAACTCGTTGCCCAGGTCCATGCGCAGGGCCGCCTTGATATAGAGGTTGCGGGCGTTCTCGATGTGCGTCGCGCGCTCGGCCATGCGGAACTGCCAGTGCTGGAAGGCCCCCAGTTTCTTGCCGAATGCCTCGCGGCTGCGCAGGTGTCCGGTGGAGTGGTCGAATGCCGACTGGGCCATGCCCACGCCGGTAGCGGCGATGCCGATGCGGCCGTAGGTCAGGGTCGACAGGGCCACCCGCAGCCCCTGGTTGGGCTCGCCGATGCGCCGTTCCAGGGGCACTTCCACATCCTGCAAGTGCACGTCGGCCGTCAGTTGTCCACGATTGCCCATCTTGCGATCGGGCTTGCCGATGCGTACGCCCGGTTGGTCGGTCTCCACCACCAGCTCCACCATGCCGTCCTCTTCGCTACGGCACAGCACCACGATGAAGTCGGCGACCGGCGAGTTGGTGATGAAGCGCTTGTGTCCATTGACGATGTAGCGATCGCCCTCGAGCCGGGCGCTGGTGGCCACGGCCTTGGGTGACAGGTCGGTGCTGGCCAGGGGCTCGGTGGTGGCGAAGGCGCCGATCTTGTCGCCGTTGATCAAAGGGCGCAGATAGCGTTCGCGGATGAAGTCGCTGCCTCGCTCCAGGGTGCGTCCGGCGAGGATGCAATGCACGTCGAAGATCGCCGCGATCGAATTGCTGTGGTAGGCCAGCTCTTCGCAGGCCGTGGCCGTGGCCAGCACCCGGTGCTCCAGGCCAAGCCCGCCATCCTGGGTCAGGAAAGGGATGCGGAAGATGCCGTGGCGCGCCATGGCATCGAAGACGTCCCGGGGAAAGTTGGCCACGCTCTCGTCTCGGTGAGCGATTTCGTAGGCCCGTGGGGCGACGAATTCGTCGGCGAATGCCCGGACTTCCCGGCGGATCTCAAGCACTGCGGTGGAGGACATCAGGTCGTGGTAGAGCTCATCGGCCATGCGTTTGGGAAGGGTTGCCATTTTTACCTCTGTACCAACATTGTCGGGGTTGACTGTCT
It contains:
- a CDS encoding acyl-CoA dehydrogenase family protein, with translation MATLPKRMADELYHDLMSSTAVLEIRREVRAFADEFVAPRAYEIAHRDESVANFPRDVFDAMARHGIFRIPFLTQDGGLGLEHRVLATATACEELAYHSNSIAAIFDVHCILAGRTLERGSDFIRERYLRPLINGDKIGAFATTEPLASTDLSPKAVATSARLEGDRYIVNGHKRFITNSPVADFIVVLCRSEEDGMVELVVETDQPGVRIGKPDRKMGNRGQLTADVHLQDVEVPLERRIGEPNQGLRVALSTLTYGRIGIAATGVGMAQSAFDHSTGHLRSREAFGKKLGAFQHWQFRMAERATHIENARNLYIKAALRMDLGNEFPEPEAAMAKYYATEAAGDMARDAVQIFGGYGFLRELAQDGSHYKVEEIYRDNKISEIYEGTNEIQRMVIARQIFGKALVG